A genomic window from Camelina sativa cultivar DH55 chromosome 2, Cs, whole genome shotgun sequence includes:
- the LOC104742462 gene encoding myb-binding protein 1A-like protein isoform X3 translates to MGSKKRSSDDSTEVLENNSLTDSSIVKTKKPKKTDKMNTDSDTAATAAAEADTAPGVASSGKDMEKKKKRRASDKERKLAAALEKNDGVLLAPRPNPKPVAVNSNSDEAEADDESLPAAAAASSSSSSLPLNYFTDLASSDASVREAAAESLVLKLQEIQKQYEMLPDKESADGELMLEAEKNDGLDNCAPHLRYALRRLIRGVSSSRECARQGFALGLTLPLSVISSINLESLLNLIVESLSISSSMKGQDIKECLLGRLFAYGALARSGRLIEDWQSDNDSQILKEFTNALIGLAAKKRYLQEPAVHVLLDLVDKLPIEPVVTHVMEAPELHKWFEQATEVGNPDALLLALKLREKISVDHPIFSKLLPVPFSSAKFFSADHLSAIGNCLKESTFCQPRVHSLWSVICDMLLPEAVVQSEDVTSVSSSSKKQKRNRKSSPVEEEATNNIRNFCELFMDGVLLSSSHDRKHLAFDILLRLLPKLPASFVQYVLSLKFVQCLMDILSTKESWLHKVATNFLVQLMDWVKDDTKRRVAVTMALQKHSEGKFDTITRTKTVKGLAAEFETEDGCTLFIQNLMNLFVDEQHVPEEPSNMKWSLEPCSLNSDQSQTTDDNSEIGSNEEKDSVGTNGNSDVLKSWVIESLPGILKHAKLSPEAKLRVQKQILKFLAVQGLFLASLGTEVTSFELQEKFKWPKTATPVALCKMCIEQLQLLLSNSQKIENPVSKGNGLEQLDDPVSYFMKFLSTLQNIPSVSLFRSLNEADEKAFKKLQETESKLSKEEKDCGSSADANKFHALRHLVVQLLLQILLHPGEFSEAASELSVCCDKAFSSLDLPKSDGEGEADGEDEPAVMDVLLDTLLSLLPHSSAPMRSSIEQFFKYFCQDVTTDGVLRMLRVIKKDLKPARHQEDQDSEDLDDDEDCLAIEDEEEEIEEMGETGESDEQTDDSETVTGVVPMAVDREGPDNSDDSDDDDGMDDDAMFRMDTYLAQIFKEKRNQAGGETAQSQLVLFKLRVLSLLEIYLHENPDNPQVMTVYLNLAQALVNPSTAESSLQLLQRIWGIIQKKIFKAKEYPKDESMEFSALASLLEKNLKLAVKPFKSKSVADPSKKKQSAAWNRHKMITNLGQNSTYWVMKIIDSRKFSETELEKILDLFRSVVAGYFDTRKSQMKIEFLEEVFRRRPWVGHKLFGFLLEKSGNAKFEFRRVEALELISETLRSLVPINETALEDSKKTMKTHLKKLSHLIKELVANMPENKARRGQVRKFCARIFQMVSLLKLTNSLLKSLGPDGQTACETAVGDLFLNFKNTEH, encoded by the exons atgggTAGTAAGAAGCGAAGCAGCGACGACTCCACGGAGGTGTTGGAGAACAACAGTCTCACCGATTCTTCCATTGTCAAGACGAAAAAACCCAAGAAGACTGATAAGATGAATACTGATTCCGACACGGCGGCGACGGCGGCGGCGGAAGCTGATACTGCTCCCGGTGTTGCGAGCTCCGGTAAGgatatggagaagaagaaaaagagaagagcttCTGATAAAGAGAGGAAACTAGCAGCTGCTCTTGAGAAAAACGATGGTGTACTACTAGCTCCGCGGCCTAATCCTAAACCCGTGGCTGTTAATTCGAACTCTGATGAAGCGGAAGCAGATGACGAGTCTCTtcccgccgccgccgccgcttcttcttcttcttcctcgttgCCGCTTAACTATTTTACAGATTTGGCTTCTTCTGATGCTTCTGTTAGAGAAGCGGCTGCTGAGTCGTTGGTATTGAAGTTGCAAGAGATTCAGAAACAATACGAGATGTTACCTGATAAAGAATCTGCTGATGGTGAATTGATGCTTGAAGCTGAGAAAAACGATGGTTTGGATAACTGTGCTCCTCATCTTAGATATGCTCTACGCAGGCTTATCCGTGGTGTCTCTTCTTCAAGAGAG TGCGCAAGACAAGGATTTGCCTTGGGGTTGACATTACCTCTTAGCGTTATTTCTAGCATTAATTTGGAATCTTTGCTGAACCTCATTGTTGAGTCTTTGTCTATATCTTCATCCATGAAGGGACAA GATATAAAGGAATGCTTATTAGGTCGATTGTTTGCTTATGGTGCACTTGCACGTTCTGGAAGACTGATTGAAGATTGGCAATCTGATAACGATTCTCAGATTCTTAAAGAATTTACCAACGCTCTTATTGGTCTTGCTGCAAAAAAGCGTTACTTGCAGGAACCAGCTGTTCATGTTCTTCTAGACCTTGTTGATAAG TTGCCTATTGAACCTGTCGTGACTCATGTTATGGAAGCTCCAGAGCTTCATAAATGGTTTGAACAAGCCACCGAGGTGGGAAACCCGGATGCTTTGCTCTTAGCGCTTAAACTCCGTGAAAAGATTTCAGTTGATCATCCTATATTTAGCAAGCTACTGCCAGTTCCTTTCAGTTCTGCGAAGTTTTTTTCTGCTGATCATCTCTCTGCCATTGGTAATTGCTTGAAG GAATCTACTTTCTGCCAGCCTCGTGTTCATAGCTTATGGTCTGTGATATGCGATATGCTTTTACCGGAAGCTGTTGTTCAAAGCGAAGATGTCACATCTGTTTCAAGTTCCTCTAAAAAGCAAAAACGCAACCGCAAGTCCAGTCCcgttgaagaagaagccacAAATAACATCAGGAATTTCTGCGAACTTTTTATGGATGGCGTCCTACTTTCGTCATCTCATGATCGCAAGCATTTGGCATTTGATATcctgcttcgtcttcttccaaAGCTTCCTGCAAGTTTTGTCCAGTATGTATTATCGCTCAAATTTGTTCAGTGCCTCATGGATATACTCTCCACAAAGGAATCTTGGTTGCATAAGGTTGCAACCAATTTTCTTGTGCAGTTAATGGATTGGGTAAAAGACGATACCAAGAGG AGGGTGGCTGTTACAATGGCTCTTCAGAAACACAGTGAAGGAAAATTTGATACTATTACGCGTACAAAAACTGTTAAAGGTCTAGCTGCAGAGTTTGAAACTGAAGATGGTTGTACACTTTTTATCCAGAACTTGATGAATTTGTTTGTGGATGAACAGCATGTTCCTGAGGAGCCTTCAAATATGAAATGGTCCCTAGAGCCTTGCTCTTTGAATTCAGATCAGAGTCAAACAACGGATGATAATTCTGAGATAGGTTCAAACGAGGAGAAGGATTCAGTTGGAACAAATGGAAACTCGGATGTGCTGAAAAGCTGGGTCATTGAATCTCTCCCTGGCATCTTAAAACATGCTAAGTTGTCCCCCGAGGCGAAACTGCGAGTTCAAAAGCAGATCCTGAAATTTCTCGCTGTACAAGGTCTATTTCTGGCTTCTCTGGGCACTGAAGTTACATCATTTGAGTTGCAGGAGAAATTTAAGTGGCCAAAGACAGCCACTCCCGTTGCTCTTTGCAAAATGTGCATCGAACAGCTTCAGCTATTGCTGTCAAATTCTCAAAAGATCGAGAATCCAGTATCTAAAGGAAACGGCCTGGAGCAGCTCGATGATCCTGTTTCGTACTTTATGAAATTCCTTAGCACGTTGCAGAATATTCCCTCAGTTTCCCTCTTCCGTTCCTTGAATGAAGCAGATGAAAAGGCATTCAAAAAATTACAAGAGACAGAAAGTAAACTTTCTAAGGAG GAAAAAGATTGTGGATCATCTGCTGATGCAAATAAATTTCATGCATTGAGGCACTTGGTCGTTCAGCTGTTGCTTCAAATACTACTCCATCCGGGAGAGTTTTCAGAAGCTGCTAGTGAACTTTCAGTATGCTGTGACAAAGCTTTCAGTTCACTTGATCTTCCGAAAAGTGATGGGGAAGGTGAGGCAGACGGTGAAGATGAACCAGCAGTCATGGATGTCCTCTTGGACACATTACTTTCTCTCTTGCCACATTCTTCAGCTCCAATGCGATCTTCCATTGAGCAG TTTTTCAAGTACTTTTGTCAAGATGTCACCACGGATGGAGTGCTGAGAATGTTGCGGGTGATCAAGAAAGATCTAAAACCGGCTAGACATCAGGAGGACCAAGACTCTGAGGATCTTGATGACGATGAAGATTGTCTTGctattgaagatgaagaagaagaaatcgaggaAATGGGTGAGACTGGTGAGAGTGACGAGCAGACTGATGATTCTGAAACAGTAACCGGCGTTGTCCCTATGGCAGTTGACAGAGAAGGTCCTGATAATTCCGATGattcggatgatgatgatggaatggatgatgatgcaatgttccGCATGGACACTTACCTTGCCCAGATATTCAAGGAGAAGAGGAATCAAGCTGGCGGCGAAACTGCTCAATCCCAGCTTGTTTTGTTTAAACTCCGTGTCCTCTCCCTTCTTGAAATCTATCTCCATGAAAACCCAG ATAATCCACAAGTTATGACAGTGTACCTAAACTTAGCTCAGGCACTTGTGAACCCAAGCACTGCAGAAAGTAGTCTGCAGCTTTTACAACGTATATGGGGtatcatccagaagaagatcTTCAAGGCTAAAGAGTATCCCAAGGATGAATCTATGGAATTTTCTGCACTTGCTTCTTTGTTGGAGAAGAATCTTAAACTGGCTGTGAAACCATTCAAGAGTAAGTCAGTAGCTGATCCTTCGAAGAAGAAGCAGTCAGCTGCGTGGAACCGACACAAGATGATCACTAACCTTGGCCAGAACTCAACTTACTGGGTTATGAAGATAATTGACTCGAGAAAATTCTCAGAAACTGAGTTGGAGAAGATCTTGGATTTGTTTCGCAGTGTCGTTGCCGGGTACTTTGATACCAGGAAGTCTCAAATGAAGATAGAGTTTCTTGAGGAAGTGTTTAGAAGGAGACCATGGGTTGGACACAAACTGTTTGGTTTCCTGCTGGAGAAAAGTGGGAATGCAAAGTTTGAGTTCCGTAGAGTGGAAGCTCTTGAGTTGATCTCTGAAACTCTGAGATCGTTGGTTCCTATAAACGAAACCGCCCTAGAAGATTcgaaaaaaacaatgaagacCCATCTGAAGAAACTGAGTCATTTGATTAAAGAACTAGTTGCAAATATGCCCGAGAACAAAGCAAGGCGAGGTCAGGTGCGTAAATTCTGTGCCAGGATCTTTCAAATGGTCTCTTTGTTGAAGCTCACCAACTCTCTCCTCAAGTCTTTGGGACCAGATGGTCAGACAGCTTGTGAAACTGCTGTTGGTGAtctgtttttgaatttcaagAATACGGAGCATTAA
- the LOC104742462 gene encoding myb-binding protein 1A-like isoform X1, producing the protein MGSKKRSSDDSTEVLENNSLTDSSIVKTKKPKKTDKMNTDSDTAATAAAEADTAPGVASSGKDMEKKKKRRASDKERKLAAALEKNDGVLLAPRPNPKPVAVNSNSDEAEADDESLPAAAAASSSSSSLPLNYFTDLASSDASVREAAAESLVLKLQEIQKQYEMLPDKESADGELMLEAEKNDGLDNCAPHLRYALRRLIRGVSSSRECARQGFALGLTLPLSVISSINLESLLNLIVESLSISSSMKGQDIKECLLGRLFAYGALARSGRLIEDWQSDNDSQILKEFTNALIGLAAKKRYLQEPAVHVLLDLVDKLPIEPVVTHVMEAPELHKWFEQATEVGNPDALLLALKLREKISVDHPIFSKLLPVPFSSAKFFSADHLSAIGNCLKESTFCQPRVHSLWSVICDMLLPEAVVQSEDVTSVSSSSKKQKRNRKSSPVEEEATNNIRNFCELFMDGVLLSSSHDRKHLAFDILLRLLPKLPASFVQYVLSLKFVQCLMDILSTKESWLHKVATNFLVQLMDWVKDDTKRVAVTMALQKHSEGKFDTITRTKTVKGLAAEFETEDGCTLFIQNLMNLFVDEQHVPEEPSNMKWSLEPCSLNSDQSQTTDDNSEIGSNEEKDSVGTNGNSDVLKSWVIESLPGILKHAKLSPEAKLRVQKQILKFLAVQGLFLASLGTEVTSFELQEKFKWPKTATPVALCKMCIEQLQLLLSNSQKIENPVSKGNGLEQLDDPVSYFMKFLSTLQNIPSVSLFRSLNEADEKAFKKLQETESKLSKEEKDCGSSADANKFHALRHLVVQLLLQILLHPGEFSEAASELSVCCDKAFSSLDLPKSDGEGEADGEDEPAVMDVLLDTLLSLLPHSSAPMRSSIEQFFKYFCQDVTTDGVLRMLRVIKKDLKPARHQEDQDSEDLDDDEDCLAIEDEEEEIEEMGETGESDEQTDDSETVTGVVPMAVDREGPDNSDDSDDDDGMDDDAMFRMDTYLAQIFKEKRNQAGGETAQSQLVLFKLRVLSLLEIYLHENPDNPQVMTVYLNLAQALVNPSTAESSLQLLQRIWGIIQKKIFKAKEYPKDESMEFSALASLLEKNLKLAVKPFKSKSVADPSKKKQSAAWNRHKMITNLGQNSTYWVMKIIDSRKFSETELEKILDLFRSVVAGYFDTRKSQMKIEFLEEVFRRRPWVGHKLFGFLLEKSGNAKFEFRRVEALELISETLRSLVPINETALEDSKKTMKTHLKKLSHLIKELVANMPENKARRGQVRKFCARIFQMVSLLKLTNSLLKSLGPDGQTACETAVGDLFLNFKNTEH; encoded by the exons atgggTAGTAAGAAGCGAAGCAGCGACGACTCCACGGAGGTGTTGGAGAACAACAGTCTCACCGATTCTTCCATTGTCAAGACGAAAAAACCCAAGAAGACTGATAAGATGAATACTGATTCCGACACGGCGGCGACGGCGGCGGCGGAAGCTGATACTGCTCCCGGTGTTGCGAGCTCCGGTAAGgatatggagaagaagaaaaagagaagagcttCTGATAAAGAGAGGAAACTAGCAGCTGCTCTTGAGAAAAACGATGGTGTACTACTAGCTCCGCGGCCTAATCCTAAACCCGTGGCTGTTAATTCGAACTCTGATGAAGCGGAAGCAGATGACGAGTCTCTtcccgccgccgccgccgcttcttcttcttcttcctcgttgCCGCTTAACTATTTTACAGATTTGGCTTCTTCTGATGCTTCTGTTAGAGAAGCGGCTGCTGAGTCGTTGGTATTGAAGTTGCAAGAGATTCAGAAACAATACGAGATGTTACCTGATAAAGAATCTGCTGATGGTGAATTGATGCTTGAAGCTGAGAAAAACGATGGTTTGGATAACTGTGCTCCTCATCTTAGATATGCTCTACGCAGGCTTATCCGTGGTGTCTCTTCTTCAAGAGAG TGCGCAAGACAAGGATTTGCCTTGGGGTTGACATTACCTCTTAGCGTTATTTCTAGCATTAATTTGGAATCTTTGCTGAACCTCATTGTTGAGTCTTTGTCTATATCTTCATCCATGAAGGGACAA GATATAAAGGAATGCTTATTAGGTCGATTGTTTGCTTATGGTGCACTTGCACGTTCTGGAAGACTGATTGAAGATTGGCAATCTGATAACGATTCTCAGATTCTTAAAGAATTTACCAACGCTCTTATTGGTCTTGCTGCAAAAAAGCGTTACTTGCAGGAACCAGCTGTTCATGTTCTTCTAGACCTTGTTGATAAG TTGCCTATTGAACCTGTCGTGACTCATGTTATGGAAGCTCCAGAGCTTCATAAATGGTTTGAACAAGCCACCGAGGTGGGAAACCCGGATGCTTTGCTCTTAGCGCTTAAACTCCGTGAAAAGATTTCAGTTGATCATCCTATATTTAGCAAGCTACTGCCAGTTCCTTTCAGTTCTGCGAAGTTTTTTTCTGCTGATCATCTCTCTGCCATTGGTAATTGCTTGAAG GAATCTACTTTCTGCCAGCCTCGTGTTCATAGCTTATGGTCTGTGATATGCGATATGCTTTTACCGGAAGCTGTTGTTCAAAGCGAAGATGTCACATCTGTTTCAAGTTCCTCTAAAAAGCAAAAACGCAACCGCAAGTCCAGTCCcgttgaagaagaagccacAAATAACATCAGGAATTTCTGCGAACTTTTTATGGATGGCGTCCTACTTTCGTCATCTCATGATCGCAAGCATTTGGCATTTGATATcctgcttcgtcttcttccaaAGCTTCCTGCAAGTTTTGTCCAGTATGTATTATCGCTCAAATTTGTTCAGTGCCTCATGGATATACTCTCCACAAAGGAATCTTGGTTGCATAAGGTTGCAACCAATTTTCTTGTGCAGTTAATGGATTGGGTAAAAGACGATACCAAGAGGGTGGCTGTTACAATGGCTCTTCAGAAACACAGTGAAGGAAAATTTGATACTATTACGCGTACAAAAACTGTTAAAGGTCTAGCTGCAGAGTTCGAAACTGAAGATGGTTGTACACTTTTTATCCAGAA CTTGATGAATTTGTTTGTGGATGAACAGCATGTTCCTGAGGAGCCTTCAAATATGAAATGGTCCCTAGAGCCTTGCTCTTTGAATTCAGATCAGAGTCAAACAACGGATGATAATTCTGAGATAGGTTCAAACGAGGAGAAGGATTCAGTTGGAACAAATGGAAACTCGGATGTGCTGAAAAGCTGGGTCATTGAATCTCTCCCTGGCATCTTAAAACATGCTAAGTTGTCCCCCGAGGCGAAACTGCGAGTTCAAAAGCAGATCCTGAAATTTCTCGCTGTACAAGGTCTATTTCTGGCTTCTCTGGGCACTGAAGTTACATCATTTGAGTTGCAGGAGAAATTTAAGTGGCCAAAGACAGCCACTCCCGTTGCTCTTTGCAAAATGTGCATCGAACAGCTTCAGCTATTGCTGTCAAATTCTCAAAAGATCGAGAATCCAGTATCTAAAGGAAACGGCCTGGAGCAGCTCGATGATCCTGTTTCGTACTTTATGAAATTCCTTAGCACGTTGCAGAATATTCCCTCAGTTTCCCTCTTCCGTTCCTTGAATGAAGCAGATGAAAAGGCATTCAAAAAATTACAAGAGACAGAAAGTAAACTTTCTAAGGAG GAAAAAGATTGTGGATCATCTGCTGATGCAAATAAATTTCATGCATTGAGGCACTTGGTCGTTCAGCTGTTGCTTCAAATACTACTCCATCCGGGAGAGTTTTCAGAAGCTGCTAGTGAACTTTCAGTATGCTGTGACAAAGCTTTCAGTTCACTTGATCTTCCGAAAAGTGATGGGGAAGGTGAGGCAGACGGTGAAGATGAACCAGCAGTCATGGATGTCCTCTTGGACACATTACTTTCTCTCTTGCCACATTCTTCAGCTCCAATGCGATCTTCCATTGAGCAG TTTTTCAAGTACTTTTGTCAAGATGTCACCACGGATGGAGTGCTGAGAATGTTGCGGGTGATCAAGAAAGATCTAAAACCGGCTAGACATCAGGAGGACCAAGACTCTGAGGATCTTGATGACGATGAAGATTGTCTTGctattgaagatgaagaagaagaaatcgaggaAATGGGTGAGACTGGTGAGAGTGACGAGCAGACTGATGATTCTGAAACAGTAACCGGCGTTGTCCCTATGGCAGTTGACAGAGAAGGTCCTGATAATTCCGATGattcggatgatgatgatggaatggatgatgatgcaatgttccGCATGGACACTTACCTTGCCCAGATATTCAAGGAGAAGAGGAATCAAGCTGGCGGCGAAACTGCTCAATCCCAGCTTGTTTTGTTTAAACTCCGTGTCCTCTCCCTTCTTGAAATCTATCTCCATGAAAACCCAG ATAATCCACAAGTTATGACAGTGTACCTAAACTTAGCTCAGGCACTTGTGAACCCAAGCACTGCAGAAAGTAGTCTGCAGCTTTTACAACGTATATGGGGtatcatccagaagaagatcTTCAAGGCTAAAGAGTATCCCAAGGATGAATCTATGGAATTTTCTGCACTTGCTTCTTTGTTGGAGAAGAATCTTAAACTGGCTGTGAAACCATTCAAGAGTAAGTCAGTAGCTGATCCTTCGAAGAAGAAGCAGTCAGCTGCGTGGAACCGACACAAGATGATCACTAACCTTGGCCAGAACTCAACTTACTGGGTTATGAAGATAATTGACTCGAGAAAATTCTCAGAAACTGAGTTGGAGAAGATCTTGGATTTGTTTCGCAGTGTCGTTGCCGGGTACTTTGATACCAGGAAGTCTCAAATGAAGATAGAGTTTCTTGAGGAAGTGTTTAGAAGGAGACCATGGGTTGGACACAAACTGTTTGGTTTCCTGCTGGAGAAAAGTGGGAATGCAAAGTTTGAGTTCCGTAGAGTGGAAGCTCTTGAGTTGATCTCTGAAACTCTGAGATCGTTGGTTCCTATAAACGAAACCGCCCTAGAAGATTcgaaaaaaacaatgaagacCCATCTGAAGAAACTGAGTCATTTGATTAAAGAACTAGTTGCAAATATGCCCGAGAACAAAGCAAGGCGAGGTCAGGTGCGTAAATTCTGTGCCAGGATCTTTCAAATGGTCTCTTTGTTGAAGCTCACCAACTCTCTCCTCAAGTCTTTGGGACCAGATGGTCAGACAGCTTGTGAAACTGCTGTTGGTGAtctgtttttgaatttcaagAATACGGAGCATTAA